The Nitrospiria bacterium genome includes a window with the following:
- a CDS encoding PfkB family carbohydrate kinase, translated as MSLLVVGTVALDSVKTPFGEARDVLGGSATYFATAASYFTRVRLVAVVGRDFPEEHLRFLQSKEIDLAGLQTLDGETFRWRGEYGFQLNEARTLETRLNVLERFRPVLPPSHRASEMVFLGNIDPVLQQEVLGQIEKPRLVACDTMNFWIDGKRDELKRTLKRVDIVIINDGEARELAGEANLVRAARAILSGGPKTLIIKRGEYGVLMFSEKTVFAAPAYPLEAVFDPTGAGDSFAGGFMGYLTQSGDLSEAGIRRAVIFGSVMASFNVESFSLDRLRGLTRPEIDDRYREFARLTFFQNPKEL; from the coding sequence ATGAGCTTGCTGGTGGTGGGGACGGTCGCGCTCGATTCCGTGAAGACGCCCTTCGGCGAGGCCCGGGACGTCCTGGGCGGCTCGGCCACCTATTTCGCGACGGCGGCCAGTTATTTCACCCGGGTCCGGCTGGTCGCGGTCGTCGGCCGGGACTTTCCGGAGGAGCATCTCCGCTTTCTCCAATCGAAGGAGATCGACTTGGCCGGGCTCCAGACACTCGACGGCGAAACCTTCCGCTGGCGGGGGGAGTATGGATTTCAGCTCAACGAGGCCCGCACGCTGGAAACCCGCTTGAACGTGCTGGAGCGCTTCCGGCCCGTCCTCCCGCCGTCCCACCGGGCGTCCGAGATGGTCTTCCTGGGAAATATCGACCCGGTCTTGCAGCAGGAGGTGCTGGGCCAAATCGAAAAACCCCGCCTCGTCGCCTGCGACACCATGAATTTCTGGATCGACGGAAAACGGGACGAATTGAAGCGGACGCTCAAGCGGGTCGACATCGTGATCATCAACGACGGGGAGGCCCGGGAGCTGGCCGGCGAGGCGAACCTGGTCCGGGCGGCGCGGGCGATTCTGTCCGGCGGCCCGAAGACGCTGATCATCAAGCGGGGGGAGTACGGCGTGCTGATGTTCAGCGAAAAAACGGTGTTCGCGGCCCCGGCCTATCCCCTGGAGGCGGTTTTCGATCCGACCGGGGCGGGAGACAGCTTTGCCGGGGGCTTCATGGGATATCTGACCCAGAGCGGCGACCTGAGCGAGGCCGGAATCCGGCGGGCGGTCATCTTCGGCAGCGTGATGGCGTCGTTCAACGTCGAGTCCTTCAGCCTGGACCGGCTCCGCGGACTGACCCGGCCGGAGATCGACGACCGGTACCGGGAATTCGCGCGGCTGACGTTTTTTCAGAACCCGAAGGAGCTCTGA
- the mtnP gene encoding S-methyl-5'-thioadenosine phosphorylase, whose protein sequence is MRDIEIGIIGGSGLYEMEGLTQKKEVRLKTPFGPPSDAFVTGTLEGRRVAFLTRHGRGHRILPGEINFRANIWGMKKLGVRRIISVSAVGSMKESIAPGQVVLPDQFYDHTRRRVSTFFGNGVVAHVAFADPVCSELRSVLGRAGHHRGAVLHDGGVYFCIEGPQFSARGESLLYRRWGVDVIGMTNVTEAKLAREAEICYATLALVTDYDCWHESMESVTVEAVIETLKKNVILSQQIIRAALPGIPGARRCPCGSALRNAVMTPPSLIPKKTRENLKLILGDYLKPSVKKKGST, encoded by the coding sequence CATCGGCGGAAGCGGGCTGTACGAGATGGAGGGCCTGACCCAAAAGAAGGAGGTCCGGCTCAAGACGCCCTTCGGTCCGCCGTCGGATGCCTTCGTCACCGGAACCCTGGAGGGCCGCCGCGTGGCCTTTCTGACGCGGCACGGCCGCGGCCATCGCATCCTTCCGGGCGAGATCAATTTCCGGGCCAACATCTGGGGGATGAAGAAGCTGGGCGTCCGGCGGATCATCTCGGTCAGCGCCGTCGGGAGCATGAAGGAGTCGATCGCGCCGGGCCAGGTCGTGCTCCCGGACCAGTTCTACGACCACACCCGGCGGCGGGTCAGCACCTTCTTCGGGAACGGGGTGGTGGCCCATGTCGCGTTCGCCGATCCGGTCTGCTCCGAGCTGCGATCCGTCCTCGGCCGGGCCGGACACCATCGGGGGGCCGTCCTGCACGACGGCGGCGTCTACTTCTGCATCGAGGGCCCGCAGTTCTCGGCGCGCGGGGAGTCGTTGCTCTACCGGCGCTGGGGCGTGGACGTGATCGGGATGACGAACGTGACCGAGGCCAAGCTTGCGCGCGAGGCCGAAATCTGTTATGCTACGCTCGCGTTGGTGACGGATTACGACTGCTGGCATGAAAGCATGGAATCCGTCACGGTCGAGGCCGTGATCGAGACCTTGAAGAAAAATGTAATCCTGTCCCAGCAGATCATCCGCGCGGCGCTTCCCGGCATCCCCGGCGCGCGACGCTGCCCCTGCGGCTCCGCGCTCAGGAACGCCGTGATGACGCCGCCGTCGTTGATTCCGAAAAAAACCCGAGAAAACCTGAAGCTGATTCTGGGCGATTATCTCAAACCCTCCGTGAAAAAAAAGGGTTCGACATGA